In the genome of Cyanobacteria bacterium FACHB-DQ100, the window ACTTTAAAACGCGAAACCAAACTGTGGTGGATGAAGCACTAAATATTTTGCAATACGATTTGATATTCCTAGTGTAGAGACGACAGGAGGATGCTTAAAGGCATGCCCTATCAAGTTGATCTTTGAGCGCACCAGATCCGGAAGCCTCCTGGGAAAAGGGTTGGGGATGAGGGAAAACCATACTTGCATTTAGCAACGCTGAAAATTATTACTCTGACAAATACAAAGACGGGTAGAGCGCGAGAAATTGAGATGCGCCCAGTGTTAGTAGAGATTCTGTCCGGTGCAAATCTTCCGACAAAGGGCTATTTGTTCCCGTCGAGCCGTAGCGCAGGTTATATCACTCGTCAGGCTTTGGATAAGGAACTGAGAGAAGTTTGTGAAGCGTTGGAATTGCGCGGCGTTGGAACACATTCATTCCGTCGGTCGCTGGCGACGTCGCTGCATAGCAAGGGAGTCCCGATTAAAACGATCGCGTCAATTACGGGACACGAATCCCTAAATGAACTCTCTCGATATTTGGAAGTCACCCTAGATCAGCGGTGATCTGCAATCATGCAGTTGCGCTGAATTCTCGATCACGGATGGGTGAGGCCCTATCCGTTACTTCCGAGGCTGTAGCGATCGCTCGAATCTAGCAACGTCTGAGGAGTTTGCTAAGTCCAAGAAGTGTAGGGTCTGGTACTGAGCCTCAGCCAAATCGTTTCTCCAATCATGCCAACAGCCCCAATAACCGCGCTGAAAAGTTTGTATTTCCCTACTATGAAGTCAGCGTCCTCTCAATCCGACGGTCAGGGATGAGCCACATCACGGCGACCAAAACGTATACCGCGCAAGCGATCATGGGGTTGATAAAAGCAAACAAAATTGCTAGAGCATAAAAAATTAACGATAGTTTGCCTTTAACGTCCCGACCCAACGCGATCGCAAGCATGGAATCTTGACCGTGATGGGCAATCAGAATGCGAGTCAGGACGAAGTAGGCGATGGCGTTGAATAATAAAACTGCACCATAACAGGCAACAGGTACAGGAGCAAAGTTCTCGCCCATCCAGCTTGTCACGAAGGGGATGAGCGATAACCAAAACAGCAGATGCAGATTTGC includes:
- a CDS encoding tyrosine-type recombinase/integrase; this translates as MRPVLVEILSGANLPTKGYLFPSSRSAGYITRQALDKELREVCEALELRGVGTHSFRRSLATSLHSKGVPIKTIASITGHESLNELSRYLEVTLDQR
- a CDS encoding DUF1211 domain-containing protein — translated: MGKGRLEAFSDGVIAILITIMVLELKTPHGTDLAALRPLIPVFLSYVLSFIYLGIYWNNHHHLLQAVRHVNGRTLWANLHLLFWLSLIPFVTSWMGENFAPVPVACYGAVLLFNAIAYFVLTRILIAHHGQDSMLAIALGRDVKGKLSLIFYALAILFAFINPMIACAVYVLVAVMWLIPDRRIERTLTS